The segment TTTGATGCGCGCCGCGGGCTGCGTGATCAACGACTACGCCGATCGCCACTGGGACAAGCATGTCGAACGCACCCAGGATCGACCACTGACCTCGGGGCGCATCTCGGAGCGTGAGGCGCTGACCTTGTTCGGTGTGCTGGTAGCCGCCTCCTTCATACTGGTGTGCTTCACCAATCTGACGACCGTACTGCTGTCTATCGTGGCCGTACTACTGGCCGCCAGCTATCCCTTCATGAAGCGCTTTCACCACCTGCCGCAAGTCGTGCTGGGCGCCGCCTTTGGCTGGGCGATTCCGATGGCGTTCGCTGCCACCCTGGAAGAGGTACCAAGCTATGGCTGGTGGTTATTTGCGGCCAACCTGATGTGGACCGTGGCCTACGACACCGCGTACGCCATGGTAGATCGTAATGATGATCTCAAAGTCGGGATCAAATCTACCGCCGTGCTGTTTGGCCGTGCCGACAAGCTGATGATCGGCCTACTGCAACTGGGCATGCTGGCGGTACTGATCGGTATTGGCCTGCATCTCGCGCTGAATATCTTCTACTGGCTAGGGCTGACGGCAGCCGCTGCTACCTTCCTGTGGCAGCAGCGCTTGATTCGCGATCGTGAGCGAGGCCCATGCTTCCAGGCCTTTCTCAATAATCACTGGTCAGGTCTGCTGATCTCCGTGGGTATCATATTGGCGACCTGGCCAGCGACCTGAGTCGCCTGCAACTTCAATGCCTCAGCACCAGATGAGCCACCTGCCTTGCAGGTGGCGCATTTCATTTTGAAAAGGATAAAAATACTCGCCAACGTGGAGTTCAGCCCTCTGGTCGCAAGCTCAGCAAGCTGCCATGCTTGCCACTGTCATCTCGTTGTCATACAAGCGGGGTGTAATCGTCATCGACCTGTCATTTTGGCGCCTGCGCCGACTGCTGCCTGGGATCTAGCGATGAGCTCCAAGACTGTACTGATTGTCGACGACGAATCTTCGATACGCGAGATGATCGCCGTCGCACTGGAAATGGCGGATTACCGCGTGCTGGAGGCCGATAACGCCCAGGACGCTCACGCCATCGTGGTTGATGACAAGCCTGACCTGCTACTGCTGGACTGGATGATGCCAGGGACCAGTGGGCTGGAACTGGCGCGGCGTCTCAAGCGTGATGAGACCACCGCCGAGATTCCCATCATCCTGTTGACCGCCAAGGGCGAGGAAGACAACAAGATTCAAGGGCTGGAAGCGGGAGCTGATGATTACATCACCAAGCCCTTCTCACCCCGGGAATTGGTAGCCCGACTCAAGGCCGTACTGCGTCGCACGACGCCCAAGGGAGTCGAAGAGGCAGTGGAAGTCGAGGGCTTGATGCTCGACCCTGCCAGCCATCGCGTCACCGCGCATGGCAGCTCTCTGGAAGTCGGCCCGACCGAGTACCGCCTGCTGCAGTTCTTCATGACCCATCAGGAGCGTGCCTACACCCGTAGTCAGCTGCTGGATCAGGTATGGGGCGGTAATGTCTATGTCGAGGAACGCACCGTGGACGTGCATATTCGCCGTCTACGCAAGGCGCTGGGCGAAAGCCATCAGCACCTGATTCAGACCGTGCGCGGCACCGGCTACCGCTTCAGCGCCCAGGCCTGAGGCGTAGATGCGCTACTGGACGAATGAGCTATGGCGACTCGGCTATCTGGTCGGTGGCTTCGGGTTGATTGGTGGTTTGCTCGGCTTCCTTGCCTGGGGGCTTACGCTAGGGTTGGCACTGTATCTTTTCGTGCACCTGCGCCATCTCAAGAGTCTCTACACCTGGCTGATCACCAATCCCCATGAAGAGCCTCCGCCGGGTGATGGCGTGTGGGGAGATCTGCTCGATCGCCTGTATCGTTACCAGAAGGGCCAGCGCAAGGCACAGGAGCGCTTGCGCAGTATCCTCAACCGTATTCAGGAATCTTCCGAGGCAATGCGTGATGGCCTGGTGATGCTGGATAACCACGGTGACATGGAGTGGTGGAACAGCGCTGCCGAGCAGCTTATCGGTCTCAAGGCCAGTCATGATCGCGGTCAGCACGTCACCAACTATCTGCGTGATCCTGCCTTCATCGACTACTTCAATCGGCTCGACTATCGCGAGCCGCTGACGCTTCAGTCACCGCTGTCAGATAACATGATCTTGCAGGTGTCCATCACGCTGTTTGGCGATAACGAACGTCTGGTAATGGCACGTGACGTGACGCGCCTCTATCAACTGGAAGAAATGCGCCGCGACTTCGTGGCGAATGTCTCTCATGAGCTGCGCACGCCGTTGACGGTGCTGGCGGGCTATCTGGAAACCTACAACGACTATGCCAGTGATCTACCGCCCCGCTGGCAGCGTGGTCTGGGGCAGATGCAGAGCCAGACAGACCGCATGCAGCACCTGGTGGAAGATTTGCTGACCCTCTCGCGACTGGAAACTGACGAGCTGACTGGCGAGGGGCATTGCCTCAACATGCCGGCTTTGCTGGAACAAATCCGTGAAGATGCAGCGGGACTCTCTCAGGGACGTCACACCTTCTCCGTGGAGGCAGAGACCACATTTTCACTCTGCGGAGAGGAGCAGGAGTTGCGCAGTGCCATCTCGAATCTGGTCTTCAATGCCGTACGCTACACCCCGGAAGGCTGTCATATCACACTGCGCTGGCGCGCGACCGATGACGATTTGATAGTGGAAGTCGAAGATGACGGTGATGGCATTGATCCTGTTCATCTGCCGCGCTTGACCGAGCGCTTCTACCGTATCGACAAGGGGCGCAGCACGGCGACCGGTGGAACCGGTCTGGGACTCGCTATCGTCAAGCATGTGCTGATTCGCCACCAGGGCCATCTGGACATTGATAGCCACCCTGGCGAAGGGTCCCGCTTCCGGTGTCATTTTCCGGCATCACGGCGCTGTACGCGGGATAACTGATGGATGGGAGCTCGCGAGCCCCTCTTCTGTTATGCGCATACGACAACGCCCCGTAGTGTCCTCATGATGAGGCCATTACGGGGCGTTGTCGTATTCCTCTATCACCTCACCTGTCAGCCGCTGTCACACCGGTGCAGGCAACTGGCGATAGTGGCTCTGCCACATCAACACGGCACCCGCGACAGCACCGGGGATCAATAGCAGATTGGCCAACGGTACCAGCGTCACGACAAAGACCACGCCCCCGAAGGTCAGCGACGGCCACCAGCGCGCCTTGAGACGCTGCTTCATGTCACCAAAGCTGACCTGATGGTTGTCCATTGGATAGTCGAGATACTGAATCGCCATGCTCCAGGCTGAGAACAGCCCCCATAACAACGGCGAGAGCAGATTCAGCCCCGGGATGAAGCCGATGATGAACAACGCGATCATGCGTGGAATGAAATAGCCCAGCTTGGCCATCTCACGACTGAGTGAGTCAATGCCAATCTTCATCAGGCCACGATCATCATCGATCAGGGTGCCATCAAGGCGATGCTCGACCTTCTCGGCAAGAATGCCGTAAAAAGGCGCGGCGATCAGATTGGTCACCAGGCTGAAAGTAAAGAACACCACCAATAACAGACTCAACACCAGTACCGGCCAGATCAACCAACTCAGCCATTCCAGCCAGCTGGGTACCTTGAGCATCCAGTAGTCGATCCAACCGCCAAACTGGCTGAACAGTACCCACAGCGTCACGCTATAGAGCACCAGGTTGATCGCCAGCGGCACGAACACGAAGCGACGCAACCCTGGGGTGTAGACCATGCGGGTCCCGCGGACCAGCGCCGATACGGCATCAATCATGCGACGTCCTCGTCATCTAAAATGAAGCGGCTGCTCTGTGGCGGCCGGAGCCACACCCTAGCATTCCCGACCGCGCTGCGCAGCAGCAATGCCTGCAGATGCAAACGCCCCGCAGGCACTCGTGAGAGCATCTGCGGGGCGTCTTGTGATTCGATGACATGAGGGAGACAAGGTTGTAACGATGAGCGCCAGCACATCTCTCAGGTGTCAGCCCGCACCGACTACACCGTTCTCAACGCTTGTCGAAATCCTGCGGCTTAAGATCGTGGGTATCGGTATGACGCACGTCCACGCCCTTGACCAGGAAGATGACGTATTCAGCAAGGTTGTCAGCGTGATCACCGATACGTTCCAGCGCGCGCAGAATCCACATCACGTTGAGCACCGGCGTGATCTGACGCGCATCTTCCATCATGAAGGTCATCAGTGAGCGCATGGCACTCTGATATTCCTGATCCACCGAGACATCTTCGCGCAATACCTTGAGAGCCAGATCCGTGTCAAAGCGGGCGAAGGCCGTAAGCGCATCACGCACCATGCTGCGGACATGTTGGCTGAGGTGGCGCACCTCGACCATGCCGCGCGGGCTCTGGCCATTTTCGACCAACGACAGGGCATTGCGTGCAATCTTGCTTGATTCATCACCGATGCGCTCGAGATCAGACGTGGCGCGAATGACCGCCAGCACCAGACGCAGATCAGAGGCGGCTGGCTGACGGCGTGCCAGCACGCGGGTGCACTCGTCATCAATCTTGAGCTGCATGTCGTTGACGGCCTTGTCATTGTCACGCACACGAGTCGCCAACTCACTATCACCTTCCAACAGCGCGGTGACGGCATCCTGCAATTGCTTTTCTACCAGACCGCCCATGGCCAGAAGGTGTGTCTTCAGCGCATCCAGCTCGTGATTGAACTGCTGAGATATGTGCTTGCCGTGCGAATCGCTGGTGATATCCATTACCCTCTCCCGGGAAGTCATCCGCCGAGGAAGGCGGTATGTGACATGAGTGACATTACAAGTATGGGCCGTGCAGCATGGCGTAGCACAGGTGTCTCCCACCCAGCATGCCAATGCATGATGACAGTTTTGTTGCACTGCCATCAGAACGGCCTGATACGAGGGCCGGGACGCTCAACTGCATCCTCACTCAGGCTTAACCAAAGCGACCCGTGATGTAGTCTTCTGTCTGGCGACGGCGCGGATTGGTAAACAGCTGATCGGTGGGTGCGTACTCCACCAGCCGACCCTCATGCAGGAAGGCGGTAGCATCAGAGACCCGTGCCGCCTGCTGCATGTTATGGGTGACGATGACCAGCGTCAGGCGTGAACGCAGCGAGCGGATCAACTCCTCAATCTTCAGTGTCGAGATTGGGTCCAGCGCCGACGCTGGCTCATCGAGCAGCAATACCTCTGGCTCTACCGCTAGCGCACGAGCAATCACCAGCCGTTGCTGTTGGCCGCCGGAGAGGCCTAGTGCACTGTCGAACAGACGGTCTTTCACCTCATCCCACAATGCGGCGGCACGCAGGCAGGCCTCGACCTTGTCATCCAGGTGGCGCTTGTCACGCACACCGACCAAGCGCAGTCCGAAGGCAACATTCTCATAGACCGACATCGGGAAGGGGTTGGGAGCCTGGAAGACCATGCCGACGCGACGGCGCAGCATCGGGACATCAACGCCACGCGCATGAATGTCCTCACCTTCCAGCCGTATCTCTCCCGTCAGATGCGACTGCTCATCGAGATCCGTCATGCGGTTGAAAGTCCGCAACAGACTCGACTTGCCACACCCGGACGGGCCGATGAAGGCTGTAACGCGCTTGCGTGCAATACACAGACTGATGTCATCCAGCGCACTCTGCTGACGCCCCTCGCGCGAGCGATACCCCAGCGAGAGACCGCGCGTTTCCAGGCAGACATCACTCGTAGCAATGCGAGTCGAATCCTGGGGTGGTGTCATCCGTGTACGCACTGTCTCGTCATCACGACTCATTCGGTGGCCCCCTTATAACGTTGTGCCAGCAGGTGACGCAGGCGGATGGCACTCAGATTGAGGCACAGAATGACGGCCACCAGCACCAATGCGGTGGCATATACCAGCGGGCGGTTACTGAAGGCATCGCTGCTCTGGAACGCCAGATCATAGACCTGATGCCCGAGGTGCATGAATTTACGGTCGAGATGGAGCCACGGGAAGCTGTCATCGACCGGCAATTCCGGCGCCAACTTGACCACCCCGACCAGCATCA is part of the Cobetia sp. L2A1 genome and harbors:
- the ubiA gene encoding 4-hydroxybenzoate octaprenyltransferase, encoding MSASSPSPAARPSRLADYLALTRLDRPIGTWLLMWPTLWALWLAADGLPQRNTLLIFVAGVYLMRAAGCVINDYADRHWDKHVERTQDRPLTSGRISEREALTLFGVLVAASFILVCFTNLTTVLLSIVAVLLAASYPFMKRFHHLPQVVLGAAFGWAIPMAFAATLEEVPSYGWWLFAANLMWTVAYDTAYAMVDRNDDLKVGIKSTAVLFGRADKLMIGLLQLGMLAVLIGIGLHLALNIFYWLGLTAAAATFLWQQRLIRDRERGPCFQAFLNNHWSGLLISVGIILATWPAT
- the phoB gene encoding phosphate regulon transcriptional regulator PhoB, which produces MSSKTVLIVDDESSIREMIAVALEMADYRVLEADNAQDAHAIVVDDKPDLLLLDWMMPGTSGLELARRLKRDETTAEIPIILLTAKGEEDNKIQGLEAGADDYITKPFSPRELVARLKAVLRRTTPKGVEEAVEVEGLMLDPASHRVTAHGSSLEVGPTEYRLLQFFMTHQERAYTRSQLLDQVWGGNVYVEERTVDVHIRRLRKALGESHQHLIQTVRGTGYRFSAQA
- the phoR gene encoding phosphate regulon sensor histidine kinase PhoR gives rise to the protein MRYWTNELWRLGYLVGGFGLIGGLLGFLAWGLTLGLALYLFVHLRHLKSLYTWLITNPHEEPPPGDGVWGDLLDRLYRYQKGQRKAQERLRSILNRIQESSEAMRDGLVMLDNHGDMEWWNSAAEQLIGLKASHDRGQHVTNYLRDPAFIDYFNRLDYREPLTLQSPLSDNMILQVSITLFGDNERLVMARDVTRLYQLEEMRRDFVANVSHELRTPLTVLAGYLETYNDYASDLPPRWQRGLGQMQSQTDRMQHLVEDLLTLSRLETDELTGEGHCLNMPALLEQIREDAAGLSQGRHTFSVEAETTFSLCGEEQELRSAISNLVFNAVRYTPEGCHITLRWRATDDDLIVEVEDDGDGIDPVHLPRLTERFYRIDKGRSTATGGTGLGLAIVKHVLIRHQGHLDIDSHPGEGSRFRCHFPASRRCTRDN
- the cysZ gene encoding sulfate transporter CysZ; translated protein: MIDAVSALVRGTRMVYTPGLRRFVFVPLAINLVLYSVTLWVLFSQFGGWIDYWMLKVPSWLEWLSWLIWPVLVLSLLLVVFFTFSLVTNLIAAPFYGILAEKVEHRLDGTLIDDDRGLMKIGIDSLSREMAKLGYFIPRMIALFIIGFIPGLNLLSPLLWGLFSAWSMAIQYLDYPMDNHQVSFGDMKQRLKARWWPSLTFGGVVFVVTLVPLANLLLIPGAVAGAVLMWQSHYRQLPAPV
- the phoU gene encoding phosphate signaling complex protein PhoU — protein: MDITSDSHGKHISQQFNHELDALKTHLLAMGGLVEKQLQDAVTALLEGDSELATRVRDNDKAVNDMQLKIDDECTRVLARRQPAASDLRLVLAVIRATSDLERIGDESSKIARNALSLVENGQSPRGMVEVRHLSQHVRSMVRDALTAFARFDTDLALKVLREDVSVDQEYQSAMRSLMTFMMEDARQITPVLNVMWILRALERIGDHADNLAEYVIFLVKGVDVRHTDTHDLKPQDFDKR
- the pstB gene encoding phosphate ABC transporter ATP-binding protein PstB, with translation MTPPQDSTRIATSDVCLETRGLSLGYRSREGRQQSALDDISLCIARKRVTAFIGPSGCGKSSLLRTFNRMTDLDEQSHLTGEIRLEGEDIHARGVDVPMLRRRVGMVFQAPNPFPMSVYENVAFGLRLVGVRDKRHLDDKVEACLRAAALWDEVKDRLFDSALGLSGGQQQRLVIARALAVEPEVLLLDEPASALDPISTLKIEELIRSLRSRLTLVIVTHNMQQAARVSDATAFLHEGRLVEYAPTDQLFTNPRRRQTEDYITGRFG